The bacterium nucleotide sequence ATTATGTCCAGTTTCCCGATAATGGGAAAAGGTATCAGATAATTCAGGGGGAGGTTTATATGAGTCCAGCACCAGTTCCGTATCATCAAAGGATTATTAGAAAACTTGGTAAAATTATTGATGAATTTGTTACCAGGAATGATTTAGGGGAGATATTTTATGCTCCTTGTGATGTTCTTCTATCAGATATAAATGTTGTCCAACCAGATATATTCTTTATCTCTAACGAGAATCTGGACATAATCAAGGATAAGTATATAGAAGGTGTACCTGATTTAATTATTGAAATCACCTCTCCTTATACCCAAAAAATAGATAAACTGCTAAAAAAGAGACTTTATGAGACCTATCGGGTTCAAGAATACTGGATAGTAGATGCAGATAAAAAGACACTTCAGAT carries:
- a CDS encoding Uma2 family endonuclease, encoding MSTVATEEEKWTYQDYVQFPDNGKRYQIIQGEVYMSPAPVPYHQRIIRKLGKIIDEFVTRNDLGEIFYAPCDVLLSDINVVQPDIFFISNENLDIIKDKYIEGVPDLIIEITSPYTQKIDKLLKKRLYETYRVQEYWIVDADKKTLQ